Proteins encoded by one window of Natronoarchaeum mannanilyticum:
- a CDS encoding HAD-IA family hydrolase: protein MYDSVIFDNDGVLTYLTELSVLERAIETTFGEFGVADPPREDVEALHHLTIDDLEAVCQSYGFDPAAFWRRRDRNAALAQQAEIRAGRKPTFDDVDALDALDVPVGVVSNNQAELVAYVVDYYDLGAEVCIGRPPTLNGLRRKKPEPDMIETARGRMGVENPLYVGDSPTDVVAAERAGIDSAFVRRSHCRDAELSTPATHEVEDLRALPELVGRGA from the coding sequence ATGTACGACTCGGTCATCTTCGACAACGACGGCGTGCTGACCTACCTCACCGAGCTGTCGGTGCTCGAACGCGCCATCGAGACGACGTTCGGGGAGTTCGGCGTCGCCGATCCGCCCCGCGAGGACGTCGAGGCGCTGCACCACCTCACGATCGACGATCTGGAAGCGGTCTGTCAGTCCTACGGCTTCGACCCGGCGGCGTTCTGGCGCCGGCGCGACCGCAACGCCGCGCTCGCCCAGCAGGCCGAGATCCGCGCTGGACGCAAACCGACGTTCGACGACGTCGACGCGCTGGACGCGCTGGACGTGCCGGTCGGCGTCGTCAGCAACAACCAGGCCGAACTCGTCGCGTACGTCGTCGACTACTACGATCTCGGCGCCGAGGTCTGCATCGGCCGGCCGCCGACGCTGAACGGGCTCCGCCGCAAGAAGCCCGAACCGGATATGATCGAGACCGCCCGCGGTCGCATGGGCGTGGAGAATCCGCTGTACGTCGGCGACAGCCCGACGGACGTTGTCGCCGCCGAGCGCGCGGGCATCGACTCGGCGTTCGTCCGGCGCTCGCACTGCCGGGACGCGGAGCTGTCGACGCCGGCGACCCACGAGGTCGAGGACCTGCGGGCGCTGCCGGAGCTTGTCGGTCGGGGCGCGTAG
- a CDS encoding COX15/CtaA family protein — MASAASDTGDGWISFHQFAAATTALTFGLLLLGIYTAVAGAGLTCAGRWPFCDGYLGLFPANWPSFIEWFHRLVAMIVGFLVFGQTVAAWRRGRSKGVRWATTGALALLPTQIILGGLTVIQYQVVILTAHFLFGVAIFALLVVATAFSLQSHLAAPRRSAALAALALVPVVVVATPFVLISGSLPVHIGYYAIGLAAFAVLLALGVWTRAEGESRRVAATSFGAAALLAALLLQGRLVLDASAQPRLALAGGLIGGLALAAAWWTLRDAADGLVPALSRST, encoded by the coding sequence ATGGCGTCCGCTGCATCCGACACGGGCGACGGCTGGATCTCGTTCCACCAGTTCGCGGCGGCGACGACCGCCCTCACCTTCGGCCTCCTGCTGCTGGGCATCTACACAGCGGTCGCCGGCGCGGGGCTGACCTGCGCCGGCCGATGGCCCTTCTGCGACGGCTATCTGGGGCTGTTCCCGGCCAACTGGCCGAGCTTCATCGAGTGGTTCCACCGGCTCGTGGCGATGATCGTCGGCTTCCTCGTGTTCGGCCAGACCGTCGCGGCGTGGCGCCGGGGTCGCTCGAAAGGAGTGCGCTGGGCGACGACCGGCGCGCTCGCGCTGCTGCCGACCCAGATCATCCTCGGCGGACTGACGGTCATCCAGTACCAGGTCGTGATCCTGACGGCGCACTTCCTGTTCGGGGTCGCGATCTTCGCGCTGCTGGTGGTCGCGACCGCTTTCTCGCTCCAGTCCCACCTCGCGGCGCCGCGGCGGTCGGCCGCGCTGGCCGCGCTCGCGCTCGTTCCGGTCGTCGTCGTCGCGACGCCGTTCGTCCTGATCTCCGGCTCGCTCCCGGTCCACATTGGCTACTACGCGATCGGGCTGGCGGCCTTCGCCGTGCTGCTCGCGCTCGGCGTCTGGACCAGGGCGGAGGGCGAATCGCGGCGCGTCGCGGCGACGTCGTTCGGCGCCGCGGCGCTGCTGGCGGCCCTGCTCCTCCAGGGTCGGCTCGTCCTCGACGCCTCTGCTCAGCCCCGGCTCGCGCTGGCCGGCGGGCTGATCGGCGGCCTCGCGCTCGCGGCGGCCTGGTGGACGCTGCGGGACGCCGCCGACGGGCTGGTGCCCGCGCTGTCGCGGTCGACCTGA
- a CDS encoding M24 family metallopeptidase — translation MREQRLDAYLDEHDLESVWFARPSGFAWLTGGNNVVDRAGDVGVAAAGYDGSDVTVVTNNIEAPRLRDEELADDVAVESFDWHADGLADAVAERAAEPAAADFDVPGFEDLDVRKLRQPMTDDDVEAYRTLGREAAAAVESVARELRPGDTEQETAAALRVALSARGIESPVALVGGSERAQKYRHYTPQPVELGDYALLSVTAEKAGLHASVTRAVAFDAPDWLEERHEAATAVETQALAATQAVGQEGGTASDVFTAVQDAYAAVGHEGEWREHHQGGAAGFAGREWIATPDHDAPVHLPMAYAWNPTVQGAKSEDTVLVTEDGFEVLTTTGDWPTRSASAPDYDIEIDRPSILHSE, via the coding sequence ATGCGAGAACAGCGTCTCGACGCCTACCTCGACGAGCACGATCTGGAGTCGGTGTGGTTCGCGCGCCCGAGCGGATTCGCGTGGCTCACCGGCGGGAACAACGTCGTCGACCGCGCGGGCGACGTCGGCGTCGCCGCGGCCGGCTACGACGGGTCGGACGTGACGGTCGTGACGAACAACATCGAAGCGCCGCGCCTGCGCGACGAGGAACTGGCCGACGACGTCGCCGTCGAGTCGTTCGACTGGCACGCCGACGGGCTGGCCGACGCCGTCGCCGAGCGGGCCGCCGAGCCCGCCGCGGCGGACTTCGACGTGCCCGGCTTCGAGGACCTCGACGTCCGGAAGCTGCGCCAGCCCATGACCGACGACGACGTCGAGGCTTACCGGACGCTCGGGCGCGAGGCGGCCGCCGCCGTCGAGTCGGTCGCCCGCGAGCTCCGCCCCGGCGACACCGAGCAGGAGACCGCCGCCGCGCTCCGGGTCGCGCTGTCGGCCCGCGGCATCGAGTCGCCTGTCGCGCTGGTCGGCGGCTCCGAGCGCGCCCAGAAGTACCGCCACTACACGCCTCAACCCGTGGAACTGGGCGACTACGCGCTGCTCTCGGTCACCGCCGAGAAGGCCGGGCTCCACGCATCGGTGACCCGCGCGGTCGCGTTCGACGCTCCCGACTGGCTCGAAGAGCGCCACGAGGCCGCGACGGCCGTCGAAACGCAGGCGCTCGCGGCGACCCAAGCAGTCGGACAGGAGGGCGGCACCGCGAGCGACGTGTTCACGGCGGTCCAGGACGCCTACGCGGCGGTCGGCCACGAGGGCGAGTGGCGCGAGCACCACCAGGGCGGCGCCGCCGGGTTCGCCGGCCGAGAGTGGATCGCGACGCCTGATCACGACGCACCCGTCCACCTGCCGATGGCGTACGCGTGGAACCCGACGGTGCAGGGCGCCAAAAGCGAGGACACCGTACTTGTCACCGAGGACGGGTTCGAGGTGCTGACGACGACCGGCGACTGGCCGACGCGGTCGGCGTCGGCGCCGGACTACGACATCGAGATCGATCGGCCGTCGATCCTGCACTCCGAGTAG